One Salvia splendens isolate huo1 chromosome 12, SspV2, whole genome shotgun sequence genomic window carries:
- the LOC121759561 gene encoding callose synthase 7-like, with protein sequence MASSSGTKGELSPSFPSRRGGSRGPTMVDRADDSAAVDSELVPSSLASIAPILRVANEVEKENPRVAYLCRFHAFEKAHRMDPTSSGRGIRQFKTYLLHRLEKEDEETKPILASNDPREIQRFYQIFYEKNIREGQYTKKPEEMAKMYQIATVLHDVLITVVPPEKVDNKTQRYAKDVEEKKEQYKHYNILPLYAVGVKPAIMELPEIKAALSAIQSVDDLPMFQMPDGEERSVVDILEWLSLRFGFQKGNVANQREHLILILANMDVRNKSLQDYELLDSNTVEKLMEKVFKNYQSWCTYLHTASNLECPRGDRRQQSQLLYIGLYLLIWGEASNLRFMPECLCYIFHRMAHDMYGTLFNNAQHVIGATSQTVAPQGEESFLRDVVTPIYEVMQKEARRNKNGKSSHSEWRNYDDLNEYFWTDKCFKLGWPWDRKADFFVHSNVIKPVNKENNKAVGKRKPKTNFVELRTFWHLYRSFDRMWIFFILALQAMIIIAWHQRISSNALFDDNVLQSVSSIFVTAAILNFLQAILDIVLSFNAWRTLKYTQTFRYLLKLAFAVFWLVVMPITYSRSVQNPRGIIRFFNTLGGNWQTQSLYYYCVAIYLVPNILSAILFLLPCLRRSMECSNWRIISILMWWSQPKLYVGRGMHEDMLSLLKYTLYWVTLIISKLAFSYYFEILPLIQPTWIIMNLKVSSYDWHEFFPNVTHNSAVVIAIWAPVVLVYFMDTQIWYAIFATIIGGIYGAFSHLGEIRTLGMLRARFESVPSAFSRRLVPYSKDESRQHQQDDTLERINIAKFSQMWNEFILSMRNEDLISHRERNLLLVPYSSSDVSVVQWPPFLLASKIPIALDMAKDFKEREDADLIRKIKNDDFMYFAIIECYESLRDLLLALLQDKGDKKIILQICQEVEISLQQKRFLKKFKMSGLPMLSDKLDKFLNLLMEDHEDDDIQLYRSQIINILQDIVEIIIQDVMENGHEVLAFHQDERKEQKFERVNIDLLQSGPWMEKVVRLHLLLTVKESAINVPMNLEARRRTTFFANSLFMIMPNAPKVRNMLSFSVLTPYYKESVLYSTDELNKENEDGITTLFYLQKIYPDEWKNYEERIMDPKFDAANKDRLELDRQWVSYRGQTLARTVRGMMYYRETLELQCFLDFADDNAIFGGYRAIDVKHRDYRILKEKAEALADMKFTYVVSCQVYGNQKKSSDAHDRSCYVNILNLMLEYPSLRIAYIDEREETIGGMTKKVYYSVLVKGGEKLDEEIYRIKLPGPPTEIGEGKPENQNHAIIFTRGEALQTIDMNQDNYFEEAFKMRNVLEELLTTHHGDRTPTILGLREHIFTGSVSSLAWFMSNQETSFVTIGQRVLANPLRVRFHYGHPDIFDRIFHLTRGGISKASKTINLSEDIFSGYNSTLRRGYVTHHEYIQVGKGRDVGMNQISLFEAKVANGNGEQTLSRDVYRLGHQFDFYRMLSFYFTTIGFYFSSMVTVLTVYVFLYGRLYMALSGLERRILRDPSVHQSKALEEALASQSFFQLGLLLILPMVMEIGLERGFRNAIGDFIVMQLQLASVFFTFQLGTKAHYFGRTLLHGGSKYRATGRGFVVFHAKFADNYRLYSRSHFVKGLELFILLILYEVYGHASSSSSLYLFITFSMWFLVASWLFAPFVFNPSGFEWQKTVDDWTDWKRWMGNRGGIGIAPDKSWESWWNEEQEHLKYTNLRGKLLEILLSFRFFIYQYGIVYHLKISQGNDDFLVYGLSWFVMAAVLLVLKMVSMGRRKFGTDFQLMFRILKALLFLGFVSVMTVLFVVCGLVVGDIFAAILAFMPTGWALVLIAQACRPCLKRIGAWDSVRELARAFEAVMGMVIFMPIVVLSWFPFVSEFQTRLLFNQAFSRGLQISMILAGKKDKASFT encoded by the exons ATGGCGAGTTCCAGTGGGACCAAGGGCGAGCTCAGCCCGAGCTTTCCTTCCAGGAGGGGGGGCTCGAGGGGCCCCACCATGGTGGACCGCGCCGACGACAGTGCAGCAGTAGACAGCGAGCTTGTGCCGTCTTCGCTGGCCTCCATCGCCCCCATCCTCCGTGTGGCTAATGAAGTTGAGAAGGAGAATCCCCGAGTTGCTTATTTGT GCCGTTTCCATGCATTCGAGAAAGCACACCGGATGGACCCTACCTCAAGTGGGCGAGGCATTCGGCAGTTCAAGACGTATTTGCTGCACAGACTTGAAAAG GAAGATGAAGAGACGAAGCCCATACTTGCCTCGAATGATCCAAGAGAAATCCAGAGATTTTATCAGATCTTCTACGAGAAAAACATCCGAGAGGGCCAATATACCAAAAAACC GGAAGAGATGGCTAAGATGTATCAGATTGCTACTGTGTTGCATGATGTCCTTATTACTGTTGTACCTCCTGAGAAAGTTGACAATAAG ACTCAAAGATATGCAAAAGATGTCGAGGAGAAAAAAGAACAGTACAAGCATTATAACATTCTGCCGTTGTACGCTGTTGGCGTGAAACCAGCAATCATGGAGCTCCCCGAG ATAAAAGCAGCACTCAGTGCTATCCAAAGTGTAGATGATCTTCCCATGTTCCAAATGCCTGACGGCGAGGAAAGAAGCGTAGTTGATATTCTCGAATGGCTTTCTTTACGCTTTGGTTTCCAG AAAGGGAATGTGGCTAATCAGCGGGAGCACTTGATATTGATTCTTGCTAATATGGATGTACGGAATAAGAGCCTTCAGGACTATGAACTC TTGGATAGCAATACAGTGGAAAAACTGATGGAAAAGGTATTCAAGAATTATCAATCATGGTGTACATACTTGCACACTGCATCTAATCTGGA ATGTCCGAGGGGAGACAGAAGGCAACAGTCACAGCTTCTTTACATTGGACTTTATCTCCTTATCTGGGGTGAAGCTTCAAACCTTCGATTTATGCCAGAATGCCTGTGCTATATTTTTCACCGG ATGGCCCATGACATGTATGGAACTCTATTTAACAATGCTCAGCATGTAATCGGAGCTACATCTCAGACAGTAGCACCACAAGGCGAGGAGTCGTTTCTGAGGGATGTTGTGACACCTATATATGAGGTTATGCAAAAG GAAGCTAGGAGAAACAAAAATGGGAAATCAAGCCACTCGGAGTGGAGGAACTACGATGATCTTAACGAATATTTCTG GACTGACAAGTGTTTTAAGTTGGGGTGGCCTTGGGATCGGAAAGCTGATTTCTTCGTGCATTCCAATGTAATAAAGCCAGTAAACAAG GAAAATAACAAGGCTGTAGGAAAGAGAAAACCGAAGACAAATTTTGTTGAACTGCGTACGTTTTGGCACCTTTACCGGAGTTTCGACAGAATGTGGATCTTCTTCATATTGGCCCTCCAG GCTATGATTATCATTGCATGGCATCAACGTATATCCTCAAATGCTCTGTTTGACGATAATGTACTCCAAAGTGTCTCGAGCATCTTCGTCACAGCagctattttaaattttctacaAG CTATCTTGGATATCGTCCTCAGCTTTAATGCCTGGAGGACCCTGAAATACACTCAGACATTCCGCTACCTTCTGAAACTCGCATTTGCTGTATTTTGGCTCGTAGTCATGCCCATAACATATTCAAGATCTGTTCAAAACCCAAGAGGGATTATAAGATTCTTCAACACTTTGGGAGGAAATTGGCAGACGCAGTCTCTCTACTACTATTGCGTTGCGATATATTTGGTGCCCAATATACTCTCTGCCATACTATTTTTACTACCTTGTTTGCGGAGATCTATGGAGTGTTCAAACTGGCGCATCATTAGCATCCTAATGTGGTGGTCTCAG CCAAAGTTGTATGTCGGAAGAGGAATGCACGAAGACATGCTATCCCTTTTAAA ATACACACTCTATTGGGTTACACTGATAATAAGCAAGCTTGCATTCAGCTATTATTTTGAG ATATTGCCATTGATTCAACCAACATGGATCATCATGAATCTCAAAGTCAGTAGCTATGACTGGCACGAGTTTTTCCCAAATG TTACTCACAATTCTGCTGTCGTTATTGCAATATGGGCCCCGGTCGTTCTG GTCTATTTCATGGATACACAAATATGGTATGCGATCTTCGCTACTATCATTGGTGGGATTTATGGAGCCTTCAGCCATCTTGGAGAG ATAAGAACTCTTGGTATGTTAAGGGCAAGATTCGAATCTGTTCCCTCAGCTTTCAGCAGACGCCTCGTTCCATATTCCAAAGACGAAAGCAGACAACACCAGCAG GATGACACGTTGGAGAGAATAAACATCGCAAAGTTCTCTCAGATGTGGAATGAGTTCATTTTATCCATGAGAAATGAAGATTTGATAAGCCACAG GGAGAGAAATCTGCTGCTTGTGCCATATTCATCGAGTGATGTATCTGTCGTCCAGTGGCCTCCTTTCTTGCTCGCTAGTAAG attcCGATAGCATTGGACATGGCTAAAGATTTCAAGGAACGGGAAGATGCTGACCTCATCAGGAAAATCAAGAACGATGATTTCATGTATTTTGCAATAATCGAATGCTATGAGTCGTTGAGGGACTTGCTTCTCGCTCTTCTGCAGGATAAAGGGGATAAGAA AATTATACTGCAAATTTGTCAAGAAGTGGAAATCAGCCTCCAACAGAAAAgattcttgaagaaattcaagatgAGTGGGCTGCCAATGTTAAGTGATAAGTTGGATAAATTTCTGAACCTATTA ATGGAAGACCACGAGGATGACGATATACAGTTATACCGGTCTCAGATAATCAACATACTCCAAGATATTGTAGAGATCATCATTCAAGATGTCATGGAGAACGGGCACGA AGTGTTGGCATTCCATCAAGATGAAAGGAAAGAACAGAAGTTCGAAAGGGTAAACATCGACCTCTTGCAAAGTGGGCCCTGGATGGAGAAG GTTGTCAGGCTTCATTTACTTCTGACTGTGAAAGAATCAGCAATCAACGTGCCCATGAATTTGGAAGCTCGTCGTAGGACTACTTTCTTTGCGAACTCTTTATTCATGATCATGCCAAATGCGCCTAAAGTTCGCAATATGCTCTCTTTCAG TGTTTTGACTCCTTATTACAAAGAGTCCGTCCTTTATTCAACCGACGAGCTCAACAAAGAAAACGAGGATGGTATTACAACCCTGTTTTATCTTCAGAAAATATATCCCG ATGAGTGGAAAAACTACGAGGAGCGAATCATGGATCCCAAATTCGATGCTGCCAATAAAGACCGTTTAGAGTTGGATCGTCAATGGGTGTCTTACAGGGGCCAAACACTCGCCCGTACAG TGAGAGGAATGATGTATTACCGCGAGACTTTGGAGCTTCAGTGTTTTCTGGATTTTGCTGATGATAATG CTATTTTTGGTGGATACCGTGCAATCGATGTAAAGCATAGGGACTACCGAATCCTCAAGGAAAAAGCAGAAGCTCTAGCCGACATGAAGTTCACTTATGTTGTGTCTTGTCAGGTTTACGGGAACCAGAAAAAATCTAGTGATGCACATGACCGGAGCTGTTATGTCAATATTTTGAATCTTATGTTGGA GTATCCATCGCTACGGATTGCTTATATAGATGAGAGAGAGGAGACTATTGGTGGGATGACGAAAAAGGTTTACTATTCCGTTCTGGTCAAGGGAGGCGAGAAGCTGGATGAG GAAATTTATCGTATCAAGCTTCCCGGTCCTCCAACAGAAATTGGCGAAGGGAAGCCGGAGAATCAAAATCATGCTATCATTTTTACTCGGGGGGAAGCCTTGCAAACCATAGACATGAATCAG GACAACTACTTCGAAGAGGCTTTCAAAATGCGGAATGTTTTGGAGGAGCTTTTGACGACTCATCATGGAGATCGAACACCAACGATATTAGGACTAAGGGAGCACATTTTCACAGGAAG TGTTTCTTCACTAGCGTGGTTCATGTCCAATCAAGAAACCAGTTTCGTGACAATCGGTCAAAGAGTTTTGGCAAACCCCCTAAG GGTAAGGTTTCATTATGGACATCCTGATATTTTCGATCGAATCTTCCACTTGACAAGAGGAGGCATAAGCAAAGCTTCAAAAACGATAAACTTGAGCGAAGACATATTTTCTG GCTACAATTCGACACTTAGAAGGGGATACGTCACACATCATGAATATATTCAAGTAGGCAAGGGGCGAGACGTTGGCATGAATCAGATATCTCTTTTTGAGGCGAAGGTTGCAAATGGCAATGGGGAGCAGACTCTTAGTCGAGATGTCTATCGGCTAGGACATCAATTTGATTTCTACCGGATGCTGTCGTTCTACTTCACCACGATTGGTTTTTACTTCAGTAGCATG GTTACTGTCCTTACTGTCTATGTATTCTTATACGGAAGATTATACATGGCGTTGAGTGGATTGGAAAGGCGTATACTGAGGGATCCGTCCGTTCATCAGAGTAAAGCGCTTGAAGAGGCTTTGGCTTCACAGTCTTTCTTTCAGCTAGGCTTGTTGCTCATTCTACCCATGGTGATGGAAATAGGCCTCGAACGAGGTTTTCGCAACGCTATTGGTGATTTTATCGTTATGCAGCTCCAGCTAGCGTCCGTGTTCTTCACATTTCAGCTTGGAACAAAAGCACATTATTTTGGCAGAACGCTTTTACACGGAGGCTCCAAGTACCGAGCCACAGGCCGTGGTTTTGTCGTGTTTCACGCCAAATTTGCCGATAACTACAGGTTGTATTCTCGTAGCCACTTTGTGAAAGGGTTGGAGCTCTTCATATTGTTGATCCTTTATGAGGTCTACGGGCACGCTTCCAGCAGCTCGTCGCTGTACCTCTTCATTACGTTTTCAATGTGGTTCCTCGTGGCGTCCTGGCTGTTTGCTCCGTTCGTATTCAATCCATCTGGTTTTGAGTGGCAAAAGACGGTAGATGACTGGACGGATTGGAAGAGGTGGATGGGGAACCGTGGTGGCATTGGGATCGCGCCTGATAAAAGTTGGGAATCGTGGTGGAACGAAGAACAGGAACACTTGAAGTACACGAACCTACGTGGTAAACTGCTTGAGATTCTCCTCTCATTTCGATTCTTCATCTACCAATATGGGATTGTCTATCACCTCAAGATATCACAGGGCAACGACGACTTCCTG GTTTATGGACTGTCTTGGTTTGTTATGGCAGCTGTGCTTCTGGTACTAAAG ATGGTGTCAATGGGGAGGCGAAAATTTGGAACCGATTTTCAGCTCATGTTCAGGATTTTGAAAGCACTTCTATTCCTCGGATTCGTGTCAGTGATGACCGTTTTATTCGTGGTGTGTGGCCTAGTCGTGGGCGATATTTTTGCTGCCATCTTGGCCTTCATGCCCACCGGATGGGCCCTTGTTCTG ATTGCTCAAGCATGTAGGCCTTGTTTGAAACGAATCGGGGCGTGGGACTCGGTGAGGGAGTTGGCTCGGGCGTTTGAAGCAGTGATGGGGATGGTGATCTTCATGCCCATCGTGGTGCTGTCGTGGTTCCCCTTCGTGTCTGAGTTCCAGACGCGTCTCCTCTTCAACCAAGCCTTCAGTCGAGGACTCCAGATTTCGATGATTTTGGCTGGGAAGAAAGACAAGGCGTCCTTCACTTGA
- the LOC121757312 gene encoding GDSL esterase/lipase At4g10955-like, translated as MAKKGAEEVKSEVLQVVEEAGGDLDCANQLELQTQPQQHPYAFHVSGPRNVPTINWRDLINSTWKDGKYKRTVIACFIQAVYLLELDRQDSRSDETGLAPKWWTPFKYKLVETLIDERDGSIFGAILEWDRAAALADFVLLRPKGAPRAVLVLRGTLLKSPTIRRDIEDDLRFLAWESLKGSVRFSCALKALRSISDKYGSSNVCIAGHSLGAGFALQVGKALAKEGMFVEAHLFNPPSLSLASSLRNMGEKAGVMWKRVRAMLPSRSAGDDGVEEVQSSVTLGSKQWVPHLYVNNSDYICCYYSDNNPVGAEGSGGDNGDKENAKPLETNTNTPCAAKLFVFSKGKQKFMEAHGLEQWWSDDLELQMAVNNSKLISRQLKSLYSAPATTQQSPAKRPAAAM; from the exons ATGGCGAAGAAAGGCGCAGAGGAGGTGAAAAGCGAGGTTTTGCAGGTGGTGGAGGAAGCAGGAGGAGACCTCGATTGCGCGAATCAATTAGAGCTTCAAACTCAACCACAGCAGCATCCTTACGCGTTTCATGTATCTGGACCGCGCAATGTTCCTACCATAAACTGGAGGGATCTCATCAATTCCACTTG GAAGGATGGGAAGTATAAAAGGACTGTGATTGCTTGCTTCATACAAGCAGTTTACTTGCTTGAACTGGACAGGCAAGATAGCCGAAGCGACGAGACCGGTCTTGCCCCTAAGTGGTGGACGCCTTTCAAGTACAAGCTGGTCGAGACGCTGATAGACGAGAGAGATGGATCGATATTCGGGGCGATACTAGAATGGGACCGAGCAGCTGCATTGGCGGATTTCGTGCTCCTGAGGCCCAAAGGTGCACCGAGGGCTGTTCTGGTGCTCAGGGGGACTCTGCTGAAGAGCCCCACAATCAGGCGAGACATAGAGGATGATCTCCGTTTCTTGGCCTGGGAGAGCCTCAAGGGGTCGGTGAGATTCAGCTGTGCGTTGAAGGCGCTGAGATCCATCTCAGATAAGTACGGGAGCAGCAATGTGTGTATTGCAGGGCACTCTTTAGGTGCTGGCTTTGCTCTCCAAGTCGGGAAGGCTCTAGCTAAAGAAGGCATGTTTGTGGAGGCGCATTTGTTCAATCCCCCATCGCTGTCGCTGGCTTCGAGCCTGAGGAACATGGGGGAGAAGGCTGGGGTGATGTGGAAGAGGGTCAGGGCGATGCTGCCCTCGAGGAGCGCGGGTGATGATGGTGTCGAGGAGGTGCAATCATCGGTCACGTTGGGATCAAAGCAATGGGTGCCTCATTTGTATGTGAACAACAGTGACTACATCTGCTGCTACTATAGTGATAATAATCCGGTTGGGGCAGAGGGGAGTGGTGGTGATAATGGTGATAAGGAGAATGCGAAGCCACTGGAGACAAACACGAACACGCCATGTGCGGCTAAGCTCTTCGTGTTCTCAAAGGGGAAGCAGAAGTTCATGGAGGCGCACGGGTTGGAGCAATGGTGGTCGGATGATTTGGAGCTGCAAATGGCTGTTAACAATAGTAAACTGATCAGCCGGCAGCTCAAGTCGTTGTATAGTGCCCCAGCGACGACGCAGCAGTCACCGGCCAAGAGGCCGGCGGCGGCCATGTGA
- the LOC121759484 gene encoding protein VACUOLELESS1-like — MAGVTVAAEWQLLYNRYYRKPELYQMEWKQVDLTRNKIACAPFAGPIAAIRDDAKIVHLYAESALRKLRIFTSSGRLTAESVWRNPGGRLIGMFWTDDLTLACITQDGTVYSYSVHAELLSTFSLGKECFNFDNSVVDCVFWGNGVVCITEALEILAVPDFKAPRAVKLADCGLEELPHCMAVIEPGYAKSGGVEVLLGVGDHVLLVEEDGIQPLAAGIGPLQKMVLSRKGEFVASFTHDGRLLVMSSDFSKEFIDYTCESALPPEQLAWCGSDAVLLYWEDMLLMVGPYEEPVRYIYDEPIILIPECDGVRILSNTTMEFLHRVPDSTVSIFQIGSTSPPALLYDALEHFDRRSAKAAENLKLIHSSLPEAVESCIDAAGYEFDISLQRTLLRAASYGQTFSSHVRRDSVREICQMLRVLNAVRDVDIGIPLSLQQYKLLTPSVLINRLIKAHKHLLALRLSEYLGLSQEVVIMHWACTKISASAMIPDATLLQILLDKLKICKGISYAAVAAHADKRGRRKLAAMLVEHELCSSKQIPLLLSIGEEYSALVKATESGDTDLVYLVMFHIWKKSSPMEFFSTIQARPLARDLFIKYARCYKHEFLKDFFLSTGQLQEVAYLLWKESWELAKDPRAKGSSFGARIKLIEKASNLFAESNEHMFESNAAEEHAKLLRIQRELEITTKQAIFLDSSVSDTIRTCIVLGNHRAANKVRAEFKVADKRWYWLKCFALATIQDWDALEKFSKEKRPPIGYRPFVEACIDAGKKDEALKYIPKLSDLGERAEAFAKIGMAREAADAASQSRDSELLARFRQSFSQNAGGSSIFDALRDRLLFQALS; from the exons ATGGCAGGAGTCACGGTAGCGGCGGAATGGCAGCTCCTCTACAATCGCTACTACCGGAAACCGGAGCTCTACCAGATGGAGTGGAAGCAAGTCGACCTCACGCGCAACAAAATCGCGTGCGCCCCCTTCGCCGGCCCCATCGCCGCCATCCGCGACGACGCCAAAATCGTCCACCTCTACGCCGAATCCGCCCTCCGCAAGCTCCGAATCTTTACCTCCTCCGGCCGCCTCACCGCCGAATCCGTCTGGCGCAACCCCGGCGGCCGCCTGATCGGAATGTTCTGGACCGACGACCTAACCCTAGCCTGCATCACGCAGGACGGTACCGTCTACTCCTACAGCGTCCACGCCGAGCTCCTTTCCACCTTCTCCCTCGGCAAGGAGTGCTTCAATTTCGACAACAGCGTCGTCGATTGCGTGTTTTGGGGGAACGGCGTCGTTTGCATCACCGAGGCGCTTGAGATTCTCGCGGTGCCGGATTTTAAGGCGCCGAGGGCGGTTAAATTGGCGGATTGTGGATTGGAGGAGCTGCCGCATTGTATGGCGGTGATTGAGCCAGGGTATGCAAAATCGGGGGGTGTGGAGGTGCTGCTAGGGGTTGGGGATCATGTGTTGCTGGTGGAGGAGGATGGAATTCAGCCGTTGGCGGCCGGAATTGGACCGCTGCAGAAGATGGTGTTGTCGAGGAAAGGGGAATTTGTTGCGTCCTTCACTCATGATGGAAGGCTTCTGGTTATGTCCTCTGATTTTTCCAAAGAGTTCATTGATTATACTTGTGAG TCAGCCCTCCCACCAGAACAACTAGCTTGGTGCGGATCGGATGCTGTGTTACTCTACTGGGAGGACATGTTGTTGATGGTGGGTCCCTATGAAGAGCCGGTACGGTACATTTATGATGAGCCAATTATTCTTATTCCAGAATGCGATGGGGTGCGTATATTATCTAACACAACCATGGAGTTTTTGCATCGAGTTCCAGACTCTACAGTATCAATCTTTCAGATTGGAAGCACATCACCTCCTGCTTTATTGTATGATGCCTTGGAGCATTTTGATAGGCGAAGTGCAAAG GCTGCTGAGAACTTGAAATTAATCCACTCTTCATTGCCTGAAGCTGTTGAGTCTTGTATAGATGCTGCCGGCTATGAATTTGATATTTCACTGCAAAGGACACTATTGAGAGCTGCAAGTTATGGTCAAACCTTTTCTAG CCATGTTCGACGTGACAGTGTACGAGAGATATGTCAGATGCTCCGTGTCTTAAATGCTGTACGTGATGTCGACATTGGAATTCCTCTAAGCCTTCAGCAGTACAAG TTACTTACTCCATCTGTTCTGATCAACCGTCTAATTAAAGCCCACAAACACCTTCTAGCTCTGCGACTATCAGAATACCTCGGCTTAAGCCAA GAAGTTGTAATAATGCACTGGGCGTGTACAAAGATATCAGCTTCCGCAATGATTCCTGATGCCACTCTTCTTCAGATTCTACTTGACAAG TTGAAGATATGCAAAGGAATATCTTATGCAGCTGTTGCTGCTCATGCTGATAAGCGTGGCCGCAGGAAATTAGCTGCTATGCTAGTTGAACATGAGCTGTGCTCCTCTAAACAG ATCCCTCTCTTGCTAAGTATTGGGGAAGAATATTCAGCACTTGTGAAGGCTACCGAAAGTGGAGACACTGATCTTGTTTATCTTGTCATGTTTCATATCTGGAAGAAG AGTTCGCCAATGGAGTTTTTTTCAACAATACAGGCTAGACCTCTTGCACGTGATCTGTTTATCAAATACGCTCG GTGTTACAAGCATGAGTTCTTGAAGGACTTCTTTCTATCCACTGGGCAACTCCAG GAGGTAGCTTATCTCTTGTGGAAAGAATCGTGGGAACTTGCAAAAGATCCAAGGGCCAAAGGATCATCTTTTGGTGCACGCATAAAACTAATCGAAAAAGCTAGCAATCTTTTTGCGGAATCAAATGAACATATGTTTGAGTCCAACGCAGCTGAGGAACATGCCAAACTGTTAAG AATTCAACGTGAATTAGAGATAACAACAAAACAGGCTATTTTTCTGGATTCAAGTGTCAGCGACACAATTCGAACATGCATTGTTCTGGGAAATCATCGTGCTGCAAATAAAGTTAGAGCTGAATTTAAG GTTGCTGACAAGCGATGGTATTGGCTTAAATGCTTTGCTCTGGCAACAATCCAAGACTGGGATGCGCTGGAAAAATTTTCGAAAGAGAAGAGACCACCAATTG GTTATCGTCCATTTGTGGAAGCTTGCATTGACGCGGGTAAGAAAGATGAAGCACTGAAGTACATACCGAAGCTTTCAGATCTGGGAGAGAGAGCTGAA GCTTTCGCTAAAATCGGGATGGCCAGGGAAGCTGCAGATGCAGCATCTCAGTCCAGGGATAGCGAACTGCTAGCGAGATTCAGACAGTCGTTTTCACAAAATGCTGGAGGTTCTTCGATCTTTGATGCTCTTCGCGACCGCTTATTGTTCCAAGCTCTCTCTTAG